Proteins encoded within one genomic window of Triticum aestivum cultivar Chinese Spring chromosome 2D, IWGSC CS RefSeq v2.1, whole genome shotgun sequence:
- the LOC123049915 gene encoding glucan endo-1,3-beta-glucosidase-like, which yields MHAPMLILLLSSIAAADAAGIGVTYGRRATSLPPPADVARFLARGTVLDRVRLLNADPLALRAFAGMGLAVDVTVPNALVPRVADSVAFARQWVRDSVAPHAAAGTNVSRILVGRDVISQANRTLLLCLVPAMQNLHAALLATSLHRRIKVSAAHSLGVLAVSTPPSAARFREGYDAAVVKPLLGFLRATGAPFMVNAYPFYGLTSDAELDFALFRVGAEGVTDAGTGLVYTNALDAQLDAVHSAMKRLGFGDVDVVVAETGWPWAGEDWEIGAGVDHAGDYNRNAIRHLGSGVGTPLMPNRTFEVSIFSLFDENLKPGPMSEHHFGLFHADMTPIYDAGILTAPESVGPVSAKVTPAAPAPAPDAGAADSGGRQWCVPTPAADAAVLQENIDFVCGGGMDCGPIRPGGRCYEPDTVQAHAAYAMNLYFRSNGQHAFDCDFGRTGVVTTVDPSFGSCNFT from the exons ATGCACGCGCCGATGTTGATCCTCCTGCTGTCGTCGATcgccgcggcggacgcggccggcATCGGCGTCACCTACGGCAGGCGAGCGACGAGCCTCCCGCCGCCGGCGGACGTCGCGCGGTTCCTCGCCCGCGGCACCGTCCTCGACCGCGTGAGGCTCCTGAACGCCGACCCGCTCGCGCTGCGTGCCTTCGCCGGCATGGGCCTTGCCGTGGACGTCACCGTCCCGAACGCCCTCGTGCCGCGCGTCGCCGACAGCGTCGCCTTCGCAAGGCAGTGGGTGCGCGACAGCGTCGCGCCCCACGCAGCGGCCGGGACCAACGTGTCGCGGATCCTCGTGGGCCGCGACGTCATCTCGCAGGCCAACCGGACGCTGCTGCTCTGCCTCGTGCCGGCCATGCAGAACCTGCACGCGGCGCTGCTCGCCACGTCGCTGCACCGGCGGATCAAGGTCTCCGCCGCGCACTCCCTCGGCGTCCTGGCCGTGTCcacgccgccgtccgccgcgcgGTTCCGCGAGGGGTACGACGCCGCCGTCGTCAAGCCGCTCCTCGGCTTCCTGCGCGCGACGGGCGCGCCGTTCATGGTGAACGCGTACCCGTTCTACGGCCTCACCAGCGACGCCGAGCTCGACTTCGCGCTGTTCAGGGTGGGCGCCGAAGGCGTCACGGACGCCGGCACCGGGCTGGTGTACACCAACGCGCTGGACGCGCAGCTCGACGCCGTGCACTCGGCGATGAAGCGGCTCGGCTTCGGCGACGTCGACGTTGTCGTGGCCGAGACAGGGTGGCCGTGGGCTGGGGAGGACTGGGAGATCGGCGCCGGCGTTGACCACGCCGGGGACTACAACAGGAACGCCATCCGCCACCTCGGGTCCGGCGTGGGCACGCCGCTCATGCCGAACCGCACCTTCGAGGTCTCCATCTTCTCCCTCTTCGACGAGAACCTCAAGCCCGGCCCGATGTCCGAGCATCACTTCGGCCTGTTCCACGCCGACATGACGCCGATCTACGACGCCGGCATCCTCACCGCTCCGGAG TCCGTTGGGCCGGTGAGCGCCAAGGTAACaccggcggcgccggcgccggcgccagaCGCGGGAGCGGCGGACTCGGGCGGGCGGCAGTGGTGCGTGCCGACGCCAGCGGCGGACGCGGCGGTGCTGCAGGAGAACATCGACTTCGTGTGCGGAGGGGGCATGGACTGTGGTCCGATACGGCCGGGCGGGCGCTGCTACGAGCCGGACACGGTGCAGGCCCACGCGGCGTACGCCATGAACCTCTATTTTCGGAGCAATGGGCAGCATGCGTTCGACTGCGATTTCGGTCGCACCGGCGTCGTTACCACTGTTGACCCAA GTTTTGGAAGTTGCAACTTTACATAA
- the LOC123049916 gene encoding pathogenesis-related protein PRMS-like, whose amino-acid sequence MQQMSMSPSVCLAILLLALASPSPASANIPSTSNNGVAVVTPSVPTATQFLQSHNDARRDVGVAPLTWNSTLEQDAQRYADRLSIGCKLEPLDIELIYLQNTYNGSGYQDGAAVTASWVNGRRWYDYRANACAPGHECGAYKLVVCSSAQELGCARRTCRSSPDTVAVCSYFPDCDYNDRPY is encoded by the coding sequence ATGCAACAGATGAGCATGTCTCCTTCCGTCTGCCTCGCCATCTTGTTACTTGCactggcctcgccgtcgccggcatCAGCCAACATCCCCAGCACTAGCAACAATGGCGTCGCCGTCGTGACCCCTAGCGTGCCCACGGCGACCCAGTTCCTGCAGTCGCACAACGACGCGCGCCGCGATGTCGGCGTGGCACCCCTGACGTGGAACTCGACGCTGGAGCAGGACGCCCAGCGGTACGCGGACCGGCTCAGCATCGGCTGCAAGCTGGAGCCACTAGACATCGAGCTGATCTACCTGCAGAACACCTACAACGGCAGCGGTTACCAAGATGGCGCCGCCGTCACCGCCTCGTGGGTGAACGGGCGGCGGTGGTACGACTACCGCGCTAACGCATGCGCGCCCGGCCACGAATGCGGGGCCTACAAGCTGGTGGTGTGCAGCAGCGCGCAAGAGCTCGGCTGCGCCCGCCGCACCTGCCGGAGCAGCCCGGACACCGTGGCTGTTTGCAGCTACTTCCCTGACTGCGACTACAACGACCGGCCATACTGA
- the LOC123049917 gene encoding pathogenesis-related protein PRMS-like has product MSMSTFVCAAAVLLLALVSPSPASASIPSTSNNGVAVAAPSVPTATQFLQAHNDARRDVGVAPLTWNSTLEQDAQRYADRLSIGCKLEPLDIELIYLQNTYNGSGYQDGAAVTASWVNGRRWYDYRSNACAPGHECGAYKLVVCSSAQELGCARRTCRSSPDTVAVCSYFPDCDYNDRPY; this is encoded by the coding sequence ATGAGCATGTCTACTTTCGTCTGCGCCGCCGCCGTCCTGCTGCTTGCACTGGTCTCACCATCGCCGGCATCAGCCAGCATCCCCAGCACTAGCAACAATGGCGTCGCCGTAGCGGCCCCTAGCGTGCCCACGGCGACGCAGTTCCTGCAGGCGCACAACGACGCGCGCCGCGATGTCGGCGTGGCACCCCTGACGTGGAACTCGACGCTGGAGCAGGACGCCCAGCGGTACGCGGACCGGCTCAGCATCGGCTGCAAGCTGGAGCCACTAGACATCGAGCTGATCTACCTGCAGAACACCTACAACGGCAGCGGTTACCAAGATGGCGCCGCCGTCACCGCCTCGTGGGTGAACGGGCGGCGGTGGTACGACTACCGCTCTAACGCATGCGCGCCCGGCCACGAGTGCGGGGCCTACAAGCTGGTGGTGTGCAGCAGCGCGCAAGAGCTGGGCTGCGCCCGCCGCACCTGCCGGAGCAGCCCGGACACCGTGGCTGTCTGCAGCTACTTCCCTGACTGCGACTACAACGACCGGCCATACTGA